The Engystomops pustulosus chromosome 7, aEngPut4.maternal, whole genome shotgun sequence DNA window TACTGTGTGAACAGAGTGCTAGTGAATGAGGGGGATCACCACTCTATGTACTTTTATATACGTTACCGAAAGAGCACTCACCCCCAAATCAGTGTGGTCCCTGGGTAATCACTGTGACGTTCTCCTCATTTCTGGTTTTTAGTATATTGATGAGGATGGGTCATCAGGGTCCCCACCAATGCAGATATGAAAGTTATGAATTATGAGATTGGAGAGGTAAGAACACCAGGCGCCCTGCTGTGATTCGTTTTCTAATGCAGTCTATACGCCACTTTACCTTTAATTCTGGCAGAACTGTTCTGGGTGCGGGCAACTTCATCTGTGTCCTCGGAGCAGAACACAGTTTTGAACCATCAGCATCCTGCTCCACCATCAACCCAGTGCCGCTTCTGGTGAAATAAAAAGGGAAGAAGGAATGGTGTTAAATTTTACTGACTTTATGGGCTGTGGGGTAAAAGTGAGTGGTGCATTATGTTATGGGTGTGACTGCAGGCCATGAGAGGGGACAAAACAGCTAATGTCCATCATTCTATATGGTAGCTACTTACAGATAGGAACTGTTTTTTTTTCAACCCTTCCATCTCCTAAAAGTTAGGAAGTATTGATTATGCCATTAGGATCAGCTAGTCTGTGGGGGAACTGAGTTCCAACCTCTGACCTGCTACTGATGACCTATTCTACATCATCATTAGTCATTAATATAAATAGGCGAAATCCCTTTAATTTGATATTATGAAAGTGGATGCCTTTGCCTCACAAATACAATAAGGTGGTTGAAATACAAGTAAACTTGATGATTTATTGCCACATTCTTGTTATGGCAACTTATGAGTAGAGGCAAATGTTGGGGTTTGGTTGcgcgacctggacatattgccggattggtggcagAACCagaacacccctggccaatcatagccatcaATTTGGCGTATTGGCTGTTCGGCCGCCAATACGTCAATCTATCTGGATTGCGCAGGCGAACCTGAAATCTGAACATGAACGCTTTAATTACTATTGAGGCACTCAGGTCATGCCATATCTCCGAGCCAGTCACCAACTATCTGCCACTGTGGGTAATAGCATAGAACACTGCAGGGTATAAGGTAAGTCACCACAGTGGCTTCCCAGTGACCTGGCAAACAACAAGTTAAATTTAtatgagaaaaaatatataagatttatcagaactATATACAATTCTACAGAGAAATTCTATGGCCACGGCACAATTTAGCTTTGGTGAACCTAGAGTGAAATGTCTCTTTACACATAAAGTTATTGAGAGAAAAAAACACTTTCCGTCTCCATGATAACGGCTTATCCGATTGGTCCTCGCAGTCTAGGAAGTAGAGCGGTCGGTTGATCACGTGCTCGTCGGTCTGCATGTGATTGGTTGGTTTTATTTCTCGCACGACTGTCAGGATATCCATCTTTTGGcaacatggggctgctgaccatcCTGAAGAAGATGAAGCAGAAGGAGCGGGAGGTCCGGCTGCTTATGCTGTATCCTATGGGAGCGGGTGACTACTAAATGAATGGAGATGTGTGCAGcatcaggaggaggagacaccctATCCCCTCTTCACGTGTCGGGTGATAAATGTGTGAGTGGTGGGAGCCCTGATCGTGAGAGCTGGGGGCTCCGCGGAGCACAGGTCAcacagatttatcacaagtgtcaaAACGGTTCTAGTTGCTcaaaacaaccaatcagagctcagctttcattttataagctgctgtggcaaaatgaaagctgagctctgattggtttccatgggaactagaacagttttgctctcagacacttctgataaacctccccTCTAtcgctctattcatctctacagGACTGGGGAAGAGAAGCAGCCTGCACTGCTCAGCTATCAATACCAGTCCGCCTCTGACATCTCTTCTCCATTCATACTGGGGTCAGAGCCCTTGCCATGAGACACTTTCTGCTTGTCCTGTTTATAGGTTTAAATTCTGGGtcatcccctttaaagggaatctattatcaaaatcaagcatggatataccagggcacttagtcatagattcagacactgtgactatggtaaacttcttatatttgttatccatggcctccttccttctaagatcaactttatgctaataagccagaaaggctactggggcgattCCCAGAACcccccgtgctgcagattcacaggctgttacactgtttccttcTCCCCCTCTGCACCTGCTTGGCACTCccgttcagcacacagtgggagggggaagtgctccttgcaaacTGAATgtgcagcatagaggggctctgggaaccaccccacTAGTTTTTCAGacatattagcataattattaaaggtgattttagaaggaaggaggccatggataacaaatataagaagattaccacagtcacggtgcctggacctatgagtaagagtccctggtttatcatgatggaattaGATGGTCGATTTATAGGTGGAGAGTTGTCAGCGGATTTGTAATGTCTTAAATAAAAAAGACTGGCTGACTTTACTTACCACATTATCCTACAAGTCCCTCGTTCCTATTTACAAATCAGGGTTTGGACAAaccattaaaggaaacttacTGTCAGGCATCTATTTCCTGGCAGTAGATTCCCCTAATATGCCCTttccctatacattttttttttttaattttataaaatgtatcctatctgtttttaaactttatttcacgTTTATGTTAACTAATTGCAGAGGCTACtctgggtgtggagtagcctctgtgaacTCTGGGGCTATGACTACTCCAAAACCTGAGGAGCCCCGGAGGACCAGCACCCCCTGCATGTCCATACCACCTTTGAGTGTGCAGAAGCTCCTTGTCCTCTGCTGGCTTTACCTAGCGTGGGCCGTGTCCCGAAGTGCAGTAGTCTAAGCCCCTGAGgtcacagaggctactccacactccGAGTAGCTTCTGAAGGTAATTAGTATAAACATGAAATAAGGCCATTACACAGAGCCAACTGCTTCTGGCTCAATGCTATGTATTTCTGCCCGCCAAAACAGTTGACTGATGGGCTCACAAAAGTCGCCACGAATAGTAAGATAAAAATGTGGAGAGGTCAAACGCATGGATGCAATGCTACAGCCATTTCCTATAAATGGATCAGATTTCTGATTTATATAAAAAGTAAAGAATATTAAAAGGGCTAATCTGTGTCATTACTTTTCTCGTGTGTACAGTCGTAGTCCGCATTCCTTCCATCCTTCTTCCTTAACCCCATATTAGAGGTCTAGATAATGCTGGTAAAACCACGATCCTGAAGAAATTCAACGGTGAAGATATCAACACGATTTCACCGACTCTGGGATTCAACATCAAAACTCTGGAGCACAGAGGGTAAAGTACCATAATAGTGATTCAGTtgtaattttagatttttttttcccatgaaaCCAATGTGACCTCGGACTACTTATGTGACCTCTTATATTATTACATTCAGTTACACTGTGCTGTAAAGTCGCCCACAGTGGATTTAATCACTGTACGTGGAAGggccaacataatggggcacatttgcttacccggtccctgcgcgatccccgatctggaatgtccgccggaatggccatctgccgcgattcatgaagatcgttcGCCGgatttcctacatgtgtcgcttccccgatcaggtccgctggagttcaccattttcctcccggtgtatgtaagtgcatgacttgtgacacaaattgaattgtgAAATCCCGCttgtagtccgaatccatcggatcatccAAGGggaccgccccctgatttgtgtcgcatgaaagccggcgccattgcgacacaatcccggcgcCTTCTTtgaaaagtcgggaaacacgacgaaaatgcggccgcgggaaccttggtaaataagccccaatgtgaccACTTTGACGACAGCTGCAGTTACATTTTTTCATGTCCCCATGTAAATTTTCTTTCTTGTGTTTTTGTTCTTCCTTTTTTCATTACTTATTCTTGTGCTATATGTGTATTTTCCTATAGGTTTAAACTGAACATGTGGGATGTTGGAGGCCAGAAATCCTTGCGATCGTATTGGAGGAATTACTTTGAGAGCACAGATGGATTGATATGGGTTGTAGACAGCGCAGACCGTGCACGTTTACAAGACTGTGCGCAAGAACTAGCTGGACTTTTATTGGAAGAGGTAAGAAAATGTGCACGGTCTTGTCCCTTCCTACACATTCAGCTAGGGTTACATATCATTGATTGTTGGAGTTCACACAAGTGCAATAATCCGCATGTAACACCTCTATTCCCTGAGATAGTAGCTGAAGATTGATGGTGAAAGTTGGAAAATCTTGTGAAACCTCAATTTAAGGTTTTATTCACACATCAggtttttgcatcagttattgagcACCACAACCATAAGTAGAGACTATACAGAGATCAGGTATTTTGGAAGCTTTGTACCTGGTCTCTGGTTTTGGCTTGCAATACGCTTGCGTGTTAAGGTCCCAACCAAACGGGAATAATACTTTCATATCAAAGAGCCATATCACAGCTACAAGTCCTGATCGTGGGTCGGATAACACAAGGAAAAGCAGACAAGAAACAGCAACCAAAAAGTTACCAGTTATTAAATTGGGTGATGCATGCAGCTGGGTCCTGGTGTGTAGGATCCAAAGTCCAATGTAGAAaggaaaaggccacagcatccgatatgatgaaaaaggtgataaatctTTATTCACACTGGCATGAAAAAACTGCAATGTTTCGAATCTTTGTCGGATAACACAAGCTACCAGACTTTTAGGGATTTGTAATGATTGAAGATCATATCATTTATGATATAAGATGGACAGGATTTGCGGATGTAATATGATGGATACAATAAGGATGCATTACAGTTGTCTAAATGCTGCCGAAATTTCAGTGAATGAAAATCTGTCCTATACCTCTTTTGGTGGAAAGATGATATTTCTTCCTTGTGTGATTTCATCAAATCTGCAGCATAATGCACTAGAATTGTGAATTGTGTGTGGGATTGATTACAATCTGATACACacattgtggggaaaaaaatctgtcATGGAAATTTCTCAttcgcagttaaaaaaaaaaaaaaatgcagatacCAATGTGGAAATGTACCTTTGGAATGCAGCGGTTGAGTTGACCTCTGTCTCTCCAACCACGGCATAATCCTTATCAGAAACAAGCCAATTGTGGAATGGCTGTGAGATTACAGATGTTATAGATGCTGCAGCCATTCTGCGAGCATATGCAGTTACCCTAAATATTCTGACATATAAGCCCCTGTTTTCTAAGGGGTAAATTCTAAAACTGATGTATCGGGATACATTGCTATTCATGCAGTATTACAAGGTAAAGATAGCAGAAAAGCTATGAAGAATTCAGATTCCATATGGCTTCACTGTCTGCAGAAAAGAGTCGCAGTGGTTCATATTAGCCATATACTGTCACGA harbors:
- the ARL2 gene encoding ADP-ribosylation factor-like protein 2; this translates as MGLLTILKKMKQKEREVRLLMLGLDNAGKTTILKKFNGEDINTISPTLGFNIKTLEHRGFKLNMWDVGGQKSLRSYWRNYFESTDGLIWVVDSADRARLQDCAQELAGLLLEERLAGATLLVFANKQDLPGALSKDAIREALELDNIKTHHWCIQGCSAVTGENLLIGIDWLLDDISSRIFTAD